Proteins found in one Asterias rubens chromosome 12, eAstRub1.3, whole genome shotgun sequence genomic segment:
- the LOC117297843 gene encoding uncharacterized protein LOC117297843 — protein sequence MCQRLQRYHHLHVNRETVSQFLQVLDPQGVEARKHRRFRRRMYFNKGPHYLIHIDGYDKLKPYGFAIHGAIDGFSRRILWLEVGPTNNDPKVVAQYFVDYIQQIKGVPHVIRTDRGTENTLIEDIQIAFRYYHEDERAGFNSFLYGKSTSNQRIERWWGSMRHGSIDFWLMLFKDMRDSGLLDNSSAWQLECMRFSFTGLLRAELHQVGQLWNEHHIRPCRNTVASSGKPDEMYFLPELYDTHDFKHNVPMTDVEAVQGICVRLDRFGCSEDFVEVAEFVMQHKGLVMPHTPQEGVRFYLDIKEGILNLAR from the exons ATGTGTCAACGACTCCAAAGATATCATCACCTACATGTAAACCG AGAAACTGTTAGTCAGTTCTTGCAAGTGCTTGATCCACAAGGTGTGGAAGCTCGGAAGCACCGTCGATTTCGCAGAAGGATGTATTTCAATAAAGGACCCCACTACCTCATCCACATTGACGGATACGACAAGCTTAAGCCCTATGGTTTTGCAATTCATGGTGCTATTGACGG GTTTTCTCGGCGAATCCTGTGGCTTGAGGTTGGACCGACAAATAATGACCCAAAGGTTGTTGCTCAATATTTTGTGGACtatatacaacaaataaaag GGGTTCCACATGTCATAAGGACAGATCGCGGCACAGAAAATACACTGATTGAGGATATACAAATAGCATTTCGCTACTACCATGAAGATGAGCGAGCAGGATTCAATAGCTTCTTATACGGGAAGTCAACCTCAAACCAG CGAATTGAGCGGTGGTGGGGTAGTATGAGACATGGTTCAATTGATTTCTGGCTCATGCTCTTCAAAGATATGCGTGACTCTGGGCTTTTGGACAATTCATCTGCGTGGCAACT AGAATGCATGAGATTCTCTTTCACTGGGTTGCTGCGTGCAGAACTGCATCAAGTTGGGCAACTATGGAATGAACATCACATCCGTCCATGCCGTAACACTGTTGCTTCCAGTGGGAAACCAGATGAGATGTATTTCTTACCAGAACTTTATG ATACCCACGACTTCAAACATAATGTACCAATGACAGATGTGGAAGCAGTGCAAGGCATCTGTGTACGACTTGACAGATTTGGTTGTTCTGAAGACTTTGTGGAGGTAGCAGAATTTGTCATGCAACATAAGGGACTTGTCATGCCACATACTCCACAAGAAGGTGTTCGTTTTTATTTAGATATAAAAGAAGGAATTCTCAATTTGGCACGTTGA